The following proteins come from a genomic window of Paenibacillus swuensis:
- a CDS encoding VOC family protein encodes MGAQVNPYLMSEDARAQAKFYIESLGGEILSVMTHEQMGAQHEFKDKVMHLSLVVAGGNSLLMADSFEPFTQGRGISLSVTYETDSEANEAFTKLAVGGNVKYPLELQPWGMLYGELSDQYGVSWMITAQPSTGNPNQTN; translated from the coding sequence ATGGGAGCACAAGTAAACCCTTATCTTATGTCAGAGGATGCAAGAGCGCAAGCCAAGTTCTACATAGAATCACTCGGAGGAGAGATTCTGTCCGTCATGACACACGAACAAATGGGAGCACAACATGAGTTTAAGGACAAAGTTATGCATTTGAGCCTGGTTGTTGCCGGAGGAAATTCACTACTCATGGCTGATTCATTTGAACCGTTTACGCAAGGACGCGGCATTTCACTAAGTGTAACGTACGAAACAGATTCTGAAGCCAATGAAGCCTTCACGAAGCTGGCGGTTGGCGGCAATGTGAAATACCCTCTAGAACTGCAGCCTTGGGGAATGCTCTATGGAGAGCTTTCGGATCAATACGGCGTATCTTGGATGATCACTGCCCAGCCGAGTACAGGCAATCCCAATCAAACCAACTAA
- a CDS encoding endonuclease MutS2, with translation MNPSTKDKLQYNELKALVQSYCVSSLGKRLIDQLEPSSNLKVVKQRLHETSEARAILDTEGHVPLLGISNIESMMEKLDKGMVLDPSELIAIADFLRGCRKVKKFMTEKEFYAPKLSAYAYSMADFPDIEDAIHHAIKGNRVDSGASKELKRIRKHIDITEAKIEEQLQKFMKNSANKEVIQEFFVSRKNDRFTIPIKAAYKHQVAGTIVEMSSKGSTVFIEPLSVAKYNAELSGLKAEEGMEELQILSALSDLVANQAQPMTVNIDLISLYDMIFAKGKFSKSMDGIAPNVNDHGVTKLVRCRHPLLSGSAVPLDFAIGESYRSLVITGPNAGGKTVVLKTIGLIALAVMSGFHIAGDASTKVAVFDRIFVDIGDNQSLENALSTFSSHMKNIAEIMRQANRNTLLLFDEIGSGTEPNEGAALAIAILEEFYHMGCMTVATTHYGEIKEFSERHPDFMNAAMAFDNETLEPQYKLLIGQSGESNALWISKRMELKEAVLERAKLYMESKDYRLERLHDSKVVKKPTEALQNESEAVLEEYGMGDRVRLLELDETAIVYKGRDSFNHLTVLHEGQLVEVHAKRIRLELRASELYPAGYDLNTLFTSYKDRKFQHDMERGSKKALRQVQKEMRKQRDF, from the coding sequence ATGAATCCAAGTACAAAGGACAAATTACAATATAACGAACTGAAGGCGCTTGTCCAAAGCTATTGCGTAAGCAGTCTGGGCAAAAGGTTGATCGATCAGCTGGAACCGAGCTCCAATCTCAAAGTGGTGAAGCAACGTCTCCATGAAACATCGGAGGCCCGCGCGATTCTGGATACCGAGGGGCATGTGCCGCTGCTGGGCATCTCGAACATCGAATCCATGATGGAGAAGCTGGACAAAGGGATGGTGCTGGATCCGTCCGAACTGATCGCCATTGCGGATTTCCTGCGGGGATGCCGTAAAGTGAAGAAGTTCATGACTGAGAAGGAATTTTACGCTCCAAAGTTGAGTGCTTATGCCTATTCTATGGCTGATTTTCCGGACATTGAAGATGCCATTCACCATGCCATTAAAGGAAATCGGGTGGATTCTGGGGCCAGCAAAGAGCTGAAGCGGATTCGCAAGCATATCGATATCACCGAGGCGAAGATTGAGGAGCAGCTGCAGAAATTTATGAAGAACAGCGCGAACAAGGAGGTTATTCAGGAGTTTTTTGTCAGCCGAAAAAATGATCGTTTCACCATCCCCATCAAAGCCGCCTATAAGCATCAAGTGGCCGGAACGATTGTCGAAATGTCTTCCAAGGGATCGACCGTGTTTATTGAGCCGCTATCCGTGGCCAAATATAATGCCGAGCTGTCCGGTCTCAAGGCGGAGGAAGGGATGGAGGAGCTTCAGATTCTGTCGGCGCTGTCGGATTTAGTCGCGAACCAGGCCCAGCCGATGACGGTTAATATTGATCTGATCAGCTTGTACGATATGATTTTTGCCAAAGGGAAGTTTAGTAAAAGCATGGACGGGATCGCGCCGAATGTGAACGACCATGGCGTAACGAAGCTGGTCCGTTGCAGACATCCGTTGCTGTCTGGAAGCGCGGTTCCGCTGGATTTTGCCATTGGGGAGAGTTATCGCAGTCTGGTCATTACCGGTCCGAACGCAGGGGGCAAGACGGTGGTGTTGAAGACGATTGGGCTAATCGCGCTCGCGGTGATGTCCGGATTCCACATCGCGGGGGATGCGTCCACCAAAGTAGCTGTGTTTGATCGTATATTCGTAGATATCGGAGATAATCAGAGTTTGGAGAATGCGCTTAGCACCTTTTCGTCCCATATGAAGAATATAGCTGAGATTATGCGCCAAGCAAATCGGAATACGTTGCTGTTGTTCGATGAAATCGGCAGCGGAACGGAACCCAATGAGGGCGCGGCGTTGGCTATCGCGATTCTGGAAGAGTTTTACCATATGGGCTGTATGACGGTTGCGACCACGCATTACGGCGAGATTAAGGAATTCTCGGAACGGCATCCGGACTTCATGAACGCGGCCATGGCCTTCGATAACGAGACGTTGGAGCCGCAATATAAGCTGTTGATCGGGCAATCGGGCGAGAGCAACGCGCTGTGGATTTCGAAGCGGATGGAGTTGAAGGAGGCGGTTTTAGAGCGGGCGAAGTTGTATATGGAGAGCAAGGATTATCGGCTGGAGCGTCTGCATGACAGCAAAGTGGTGAAGAAGCCGACAGAGGCGCTGCAGAATGAATCGGAAGCTGTGCTGGAGGAGTACGGGATGGGCGACCGGGTACGATTGTTGGAGCTGGACGAAACCGCGATTGTCTACAAGGGCCGAGACAGCTTCAACCACCTGACGGTGCTGCATGAAGGGCAGCTCGTGGAGGTGCATGCCAAGCGGATTCGCCTGGAACTGCGGGCAAGCGAGTTGTACCCGGCAGGCTATGACCTGAACACGCTGTTCACGAGCTATAAGGACCGGAAATTCCAGCACGATATGGAGCGCGGGTCGAAGAAGGCGTTGCGGCAAGTGCAGAAGGAGATGCGGAAACAACGGGACTTCTAA
- a CDS encoding GH116 family glycosyl-hydrolase, with protein MGNVYTGSQTREISFPLGGIGTGSIGFAGNGRLMDWEIFNSPNKRSFNGYSHFAVKAEAAGQLLDARVLNGDFPSPYMGQPVRGGPLHSGYGYGPENNTMAGMPHFRTHSFQGEFPLASMAFTDEHFPGTVHLKALNPFIPLNDKDSSLPCAMFEVEFHNPLNYEITYTAALTASNPKAGERVVNRYSKDRSVHLLKFGTASYESSDPLFGDLTIATDASTVSYHEFWYRGGWCDNLEMYWRDFAKAGPLTNRHYDSELPPHSRHKDNGTLAAHITIPPGGKGRIRFVLAWHFPNVYNSWNPEPGERTVWRNYYATQYADSAAVAIYTFTHWDRLLGDTELFRDALFNSTLPEEVIEAVSANLSVLNSATCLRLTDGSFYAFEGCIEDVGSCEGSCTHVWNYAYALPFLFPSLERSMRDLDFRYNRRADGGMAFRLMLPPGRDSEPFRACVDGQMGGIIKAYRDWKISGNDDWLRSNWAAISSSLEFAWSPDNPDLWDADRDGVIDGRQHHTLDMELFGPNAWLNGFYLAALKAASAMASHLNDAAKAADYGELFRRGKTWTDQHLFNGRYYGQKINLNDRRWLERYDKGDSLFGEDATAAYWNEEVGEIKYQIGEGCGIDQVVAQWHANLCGLGEIFDRDQTRSALKQLYLHNFKANMREEANAWRLFSLNDEGGLVICSWPEGSVRPAVPLTYASETMTGFEYQAASHMIQEGMLEEGLRIVRAVRERYDGEKRNPWNEMECGSNYARAMASYALLLAYSGFSFDMTKGEIGFRPVIQPSEGFRTFWSVDGAWGTFELSESSGALKVAAGSLTLTKLGLPESWTGPKLAASLEGHTLHLIRKEEGGIRFAGPITICTDQALMWTQD; from the coding sequence ATGGGAAACGTTTATACTGGGAGCCAAACAAGGGAAATTTCATTCCCTCTGGGCGGCATCGGAACCGGAAGCATAGGCTTTGCCGGCAATGGTCGACTGATGGATTGGGAAATATTCAATTCGCCCAACAAGCGGAGCTTCAATGGTTATAGCCATTTCGCCGTCAAGGCGGAAGCGGCAGGACAGTTGCTAGACGCTCGCGTGCTCAACGGGGATTTTCCTTCACCGTATATGGGGCAGCCGGTGCGGGGAGGGCCTCTGCATAGCGGATACGGTTACGGTCCGGAGAATAATACGATGGCGGGAATGCCTCATTTCCGCACACACTCCTTCCAGGGCGAATTCCCGCTGGCAAGCATGGCGTTTACAGATGAACATTTTCCCGGCACGGTTCATCTGAAAGCTTTGAATCCTTTTATTCCGCTAAACGACAAGGATTCCAGCTTGCCCTGCGCTATGTTCGAGGTTGAATTTCACAACCCGCTCAATTATGAAATCACGTACACGGCAGCCTTAACAGCGTCCAATCCGAAGGCTGGCGAGCGCGTTGTAAATCGGTATTCCAAAGATCGTTCCGTGCATCTCCTCAAATTCGGTACCGCGTCTTACGAAAGCTCCGACCCTTTATTCGGGGATTTAACCATAGCTACTGACGCTAGTACTGTGAGCTACCATGAGTTCTGGTATCGAGGCGGTTGGTGTGACAACCTGGAGATGTACTGGCGGGATTTCGCGAAAGCCGGTCCGCTCACAAACCGGCATTATGATTCCGAGCTGCCTCCCCACTCCAGGCACAAGGACAACGGCACTCTGGCTGCCCATATAACGATCCCTCCAGGCGGTAAAGGACGAATTCGTTTCGTACTGGCATGGCATTTCCCTAACGTATACAACTCTTGGAATCCTGAACCGGGAGAGCGAACCGTTTGGAGAAACTATTACGCCACGCAATACGCGGATTCGGCGGCCGTAGCGATTTACACCTTCACGCATTGGGACCGGTTGCTCGGGGATACGGAGCTGTTTCGTGATGCGCTGTTCAACTCCACTTTACCGGAGGAAGTTATTGAGGCGGTGTCCGCAAATCTATCCGTGTTAAATTCGGCAACTTGCCTGCGTCTAACGGATGGGTCTTTCTACGCTTTCGAAGGGTGCATAGAGGACGTCGGCTCCTGCGAAGGTTCCTGTACGCATGTCTGGAATTATGCATATGCCTTGCCCTTCTTGTTTCCTTCCCTCGAGCGTTCCATGCGCGATCTGGATTTCCGCTATAATCGCAGAGCCGACGGAGGCATGGCATTCAGGCTCATGCTCCCTCCCGGTCGGGATTCAGAGCCATTCCGGGCTTGCGTGGACGGGCAAATGGGAGGCATCATCAAGGCTTACCGCGATTGGAAAATCTCTGGTAACGACGATTGGTTGCGCAGTAACTGGGCTGCGATCAGCAGTTCTTTGGAATTTGCCTGGAGCCCGGACAATCCGGATCTTTGGGATGCGGACCGAGACGGCGTCATTGACGGGCGCCAGCATCATACACTGGATATGGAGCTCTTTGGTCCCAACGCCTGGCTGAACGGATTCTACTTAGCCGCTTTGAAAGCCGCCTCGGCGATGGCTTCCCACCTTAACGATGCGGCCAAAGCGGCCGATTACGGCGAACTGTTTCGGAGAGGAAAAACCTGGACGGATCAACATCTGTTCAACGGCCGCTACTACGGGCAAAAAATAAATTTAAACGATCGCCGTTGGTTGGAACGTTATGACAAAGGCGATTCGTTATTTGGAGAGGACGCGACGGCCGCCTACTGGAATGAAGAAGTCGGTGAAATCAAATATCAAATCGGTGAAGGCTGCGGCATCGATCAAGTCGTCGCCCAATGGCATGCGAATCTCTGCGGATTAGGCGAAATCTTTGACCGGGACCAGACGAGAAGCGCGCTGAAACAGCTCTATCTCCATAATTTTAAAGCGAATATGCGCGAGGAAGCGAATGCCTGGCGATTGTTCTCGCTTAACGATGAAGGCGGTCTGGTTATCTGCTCATGGCCGGAGGGCAGCGTTCGTCCCGCTGTTCCGCTGACGTATGCTTCGGAGACAATGACGGGATTTGAATATCAGGCGGCCAGCCATATGATTCAGGAAGGGATGCTGGAGGAAGGCCTCCGGATCGTTCGTGCCGTTCGCGAGCGCTATGACGGGGAGAAGCGTAATCCATGGAACGAGATGGAGTGCGGCAGCAACTATGCCCGCGCGATGGCCAGTTATGCTTTATTGCTTGCCTATAGCGGATTTTCATTCGATATGACAAAAGGCGAAATCGGCTTCCGTCCGGTCATTCAACCCTCAGAAGGATTTCGGACATTCTGGTCGGTCGACGGCGCATGGGGAACGTTCGAGCTATCGGAATCCTCGGGTGCGTTAAAGGTAGCCGCAGGAAGTCTTACATTAACGAAGCTAGGTTTGCCAGAATCATGGACCGGCCCGAAATTGGCGGCTTCCCTGGAAGGGCATACCCTACACCTGATCCGTAAAGAAGAAGGTGGTATACGTTTTGCTGGACCCATTACTATATGTACAGATCAAGCGCTGATGTGGACGCAAGATTGA
- a CDS encoding DUF1801 domain-containing protein → MSNEVTEFIEALKEPWQLELSTSLRELVHRAIPDVQERIQYKKPHFLKNGKYAAVISTSKDAVSFTIFNATGLELPESMFDGPPERKTLKLRKGDRFDSAQLVTWVGEAASVL, encoded by the coding sequence ATGAGTAACGAAGTAACCGAATTTATTGAAGCACTAAAGGAACCTTGGCAACTGGAACTGTCAACGAGTTTACGCGAGCTGGTCCACCGGGCCATACCGGATGTGCAGGAACGCATTCAGTATAAGAAGCCGCATTTTCTGAAAAATGGTAAATACGCCGCCGTCATCTCGACATCCAAGGATGCGGTCAGCTTTACCATCTTTAATGCAACCGGACTGGAGTTGCCGGAAAGCATGTTCGACGGTCCTCCGGAACGGAAGACGCTAAAGTTGCGTAAGGGGGACAGATTCGATTCCGCGCAGCTGGTTACTTGGGTCGGAGAGGCGGCCAGCGTTCTGTAG
- a CDS encoding RNA polymerase sigma factor: protein MSLHQTHRTIDAIWRMESAKLIAALTRIVRDVGVAEDLAQDALVIALDRWPETGIPDNPAAWLMTTAKRRAIDGIRRNKLRDQKYAEIGHGADLYTEDDIDSALDGEIGDDLLRLIFMTCHPVLSQDARVALTLRLLCGLTTDEIARSFLAAETTIAQRIVRAKRTLSAAKVPFEVPVGKELLRDRLSAVFEVIYLMFNEGYSATSGEHWTRPLLCQEALRLGRVLAEIAPRVPEIHGLVALMEIQSSRMKTRVNAKGEPVLLMDQNRAKWDQLLIRRGLSALERCRKLGQPLGPYALQASISACHAQAASVAETDWIKIAALYEALSTVSPSPIVELNRAVAISMAFGPAFGLQIIDELYAVPSLKEYHLLPSVRGDLLVKLGRYDEARVEFERAAALTRNERERALLWNRAAECEFAQLN from the coding sequence GTGAGTCTGCACCAAACACATCGTACCATTGATGCCATATGGCGAATGGAATCAGCTAAACTGATCGCCGCATTAACGCGTATAGTCCGGGATGTGGGTGTAGCCGAGGATCTTGCGCAGGATGCGTTGGTGATCGCTCTGGATCGATGGCCGGAGACGGGCATCCCGGACAACCCGGCGGCATGGTTGATGACGACGGCGAAGCGGCGCGCCATCGACGGGATCCGCAGGAACAAGCTGCGTGACCAGAAATACGCGGAGATTGGGCATGGTGCGGATTTATATACCGAAGATGACATCGATTCGGCATTGGACGGGGAGATTGGCGACGATCTCCTTCGCCTGATCTTCATGACCTGCCATCCGGTGTTATCCCAGGATGCCCGCGTTGCCTTGACGTTGCGCCTCTTATGCGGGTTGACGACCGATGAAATCGCTCGTTCGTTCCTGGCGGCCGAAACGACCATTGCTCAGCGCATTGTCCGGGCGAAGAGAACGCTCAGTGCCGCAAAGGTTCCTTTTGAAGTGCCGGTGGGAAAGGAGCTGCTGCGGGATCGCTTGTCCGCTGTATTCGAGGTGATTTACCTGATGTTTAACGAAGGCTACTCGGCAACTTCCGGTGAACATTGGACCCGTCCGCTGTTGTGCCAGGAGGCGCTGCGATTGGGAAGGGTGCTGGCGGAGATCGCTCCACGGGTGCCGGAAATCCACGGGCTGGTCGCCCTCATGGAAATTCAATCTTCCCGGATGAAGACGCGTGTTAACGCTAAGGGAGAACCTGTTCTCCTCATGGATCAAAATAGGGCCAAATGGGATCAACTCCTTATCCGCCGCGGATTAAGCGCATTGGAGCGATGCCGCAAACTTGGCCAGCCGCTGGGTCCCTACGCGCTGCAAGCCTCCATCTCGGCTTGCCATGCGCAGGCGGCGAGTGTCGCGGAGACGGATTGGATCAAGATTGCGGCTCTGTATGAGGCGCTATCCACAGTGAGTCCGTCCCCGATCGTGGAGTTAAACCGGGCGGTCGCGATATCCATGGCTTTCGGACCGGCCTTCGGTCTGCAAATCATCGACGAGCTCTATGCGGTGCCCTCGTTGAAGGAATATCATTTGCTGCCGAGCGTGCGTGGTGATTTGTTGGTCAAGCTGGGGAGGTACGATGAAGCGCGCGTTGAATTTGAACGCGCCGCGGCGTTGACGCGGAATGAGCGTGAACGGGCGCTTTTATGGAACCGGGCTGCTGAGTGTGAATTTGCACAATTGAATTAA
- a CDS encoding YciI family protein gives MRFMMIVKATTDSEAGQPPSQELIDAMQKYNEELVKAGVLLAADGLMPSSGGIRISYPEPGGKPKIMDGPFTEAKEMIAGYTLIEVKSREEAVEWAMRMPDPHGFGQGEIELRQVYEMEDLVDNPETLAKDAALREQLEAQRKA, from the coding sequence ATGAGATTTATGATGATTGTGAAAGCGACAACGGATTCAGAGGCGGGCCAACCGCCAAGCCAAGAGCTGATCGACGCGATGCAAAAGTATAACGAAGAACTGGTCAAAGCCGGCGTGCTGCTCGCTGCGGACGGATTGATGCCAAGCTCCGGCGGCATCCGGATTTCCTATCCGGAACCGGGAGGCAAACCGAAGATCATGGACGGCCCCTTTACGGAGGCTAAAGAAATGATCGCGGGCTATACGTTAATTGAGGTCAAGTCCAGGGAGGAAGCCGTTGAATGGGCGATGCGTATGCCGGACCCGCACGGCTTCGGGCAAGGCGAGATTGAGCTCAGACAGGTATATGAGATGGAGGACTTGGTGGACAATCCCGAGACGTTGGCGAAAGATGCAGCCCTTCGTGAACAGTTGGAGGCGCAGAGAAAAGCGTGA